One window from the genome of Dyadobacter sp. CECT 9275 encodes:
- a CDS encoding helix-turn-helix domain-containing protein translates to MDFSIFLLSSISAFGIFLSFGLAFILFRHQNQSSRLANALLAFLLMSVSLRVVKPLLLLYAQLPFWLEKLGLVSMMFTVPLLFLYLRCILEKKQKLVYSDTLHLLSPLVYLLITLPDDQFKPEIYPFILTQNLLYFGACICLVVSHWRAQPKEVYNWALIITASMGIIIGSYVFAFVYDGSIFFMCRTSTFSYSLIVTVLSVLVAFRKFVFAHPRVEKYRKSKLSNAQSNTMFEKIRTYVIHEKVYQDPDLSIQSLAKQMQLTARELSQIINEQSGTNFSDWVNCLRIEDAKKRIISEEYQNQKIAAIAFDSGFNTLSSFNAVFKTKTGYSPTEYKNMHLLKNLN, encoded by the coding sequence ATGGACTTTTCAATCTTTTTATTGTCAAGTATCAGTGCCTTTGGCATCTTTCTGAGTTTTGGATTGGCATTCATACTTTTCAGGCATCAAAATCAAAGCAGCCGTTTGGCGAATGCCCTGCTAGCGTTTTTGCTGATGTCGGTTTCGCTCCGGGTTGTGAAACCTCTCCTTCTGCTCTATGCACAGTTACCGTTTTGGTTGGAAAAACTGGGCCTGGTGTCTATGATGTTCACGGTCCCTTTGCTTTTCCTCTATCTCAGATGTATCCTAGAGAAAAAGCAAAAGTTAGTTTATTCCGATACCCTGCACCTGTTATCTCCCTTGGTATATCTGCTGATTACCCTGCCTGACGATCAATTCAAGCCGGAAATATATCCTTTTATCCTCACCCAGAATCTGCTGTATTTCGGGGCATGTATCTGCCTGGTGGTAAGTCACTGGAGGGCTCAGCCAAAGGAAGTCTACAACTGGGCATTGATCATCACCGCTTCCATGGGTATTATCATCGGAAGTTATGTTTTTGCTTTTGTTTATGATGGCAGCATTTTCTTCATGTGCCGCACCTCCACGTTTTCGTACTCCCTGATCGTGACGGTGTTGTCCGTTTTGGTTGCTTTCCGGAAGTTTGTATTTGCCCATCCCAGGGTCGAGAAATATCGCAAGTCCAAACTAAGTAATGCGCAGTCAAACACGATGTTTGAGAAGATCAGGACGTATGTAATTCATGAAAAGGTATACCAGGATCCGGATTTGAGTATTCAGTCTTTGGCAAAACAAATGCAGCTGACTGCCCGGGAATTATCCCAGATCATCAACGAGCAGTCGGGTACCAACTTTTCCGATTGGGTCAATTGCCTTCGGATCGAAGATGCTAAAAAAAGGATTATTTCCGAAGAGTACCAGAACCAGAAGATTGCAGCCATTGCATTCGACTCGGGGTTTAACACGCTTTCGTCTTTTAACGCGGTTTTCAAAACCAAGACCGGTTACAGCCCCACCGAGTATAAAAATATGCACTTGCTGAAAAACTTAAATTAA
- a CDS encoding sialate O-acetylesterase, producing MSTRILPFLFAAICSAVFLSAHQPTAKKADLYLLIGQSNMAGRGVISQDSPNISPNIRMLNNSNAWVIAQDPLHADFPKAAGVGPGLAFAREMERQNPGKQIGLIPCAVGGTSIDEWQPELSQNIRTYIPMMRCSKK from the coding sequence ATGAGTACCAGAATCCTCCCGTTCCTTTTTGCAGCGATTTGTTCAGCCGTTTTCCTCTCCGCTCACCAGCCGACTGCAAAAAAAGCTGACCTGTATCTGCTGATCGGGCAATCCAACATGGCCGGCCGCGGTGTGATTAGTCAGGATTCACCCAACATAAGCCCGAATATCAGGATGCTGAATAACAGCAATGCCTGGGTTATTGCCCAGGATCCGCTTCATGCAGATTTTCCCAAAGCGGCGGGTGTAGGACCTGGGCTGGCCTTTGCCAGGGAGATGGAACGCCAAAATCCGGGAAAGCAGATTGGGCTCATTCCATGCGCTGTTGGCGGGACCTCCATTGACGAGTGGCAGCCGGAGTTAAGCCAAAACATACGGACATATATCCCTATGATGCGATGCTCCAAAAAGTGA
- a CDS encoding sialate O-acetylesterase, with amino-acid sequence MKAAQKYGTIRAILWHQGEQDSNPEAVKSYEQKLAAFFQRLRKDLHTPDTPILIGTLADFYIPANPEAATINQIIRQYVATKPNVYLVSATGLTDKGDAVHFDTPSACELGRRYAQALLLTHKKSTH; translated from the coding sequence GTGAAAGCAGCTCAAAAGTACGGGACCATCAGGGCGATTCTGTGGCACCAGGGAGAGCAGGATAGTAATCCGGAGGCTGTAAAATCATACGAACAAAAACTCGCCGCGTTTTTCCAGAGGCTTCGTAAAGACCTTCACACACCTGATACCCCCATTCTGATAGGCACCCTGGCCGATTTTTATATCCCGGCCAACCCTGAAGCGGCTACCATCAATCAGATCATCAGGCAATACGTGGCAACCAAGCCGAATGTCTACCTCGTCTCTGCAACCGGACTTACGGACAAGGGCGACGCCGTACATTTTGATACCCCCTCCGCCTGTGAACTGGGCAGGCGATATGCACAGGCGCTACTTTTGACTCACAAAAAAAGCACTCATTGA
- a CDS encoding Kelch repeat-containing protein, translating into MKYLAISALLITQLTHAQSSKPEWVLETGKAAWQARDSQGELVYKSKLWILGGWFNSKEAPPRDVWSSSDGREWQQITSSAPWIHSDLPMSITFKNKMWMMGGWYNGRLEGHSAGNEVWSSKDGVNWKAETKQASWTPRAAAALVAFKGRMWILGGTENYYFGDDKSLKNDVWSSADGKNWKQETASAEWPPRAYHQAAVLNGKIYVFGGGNYVPQYKAYNDVWSSSDGIHWTQETASAPWHERIWFSAVTYRDRIWVLGGWSNNPYKNWPDVWYSKDGKNWTQFESSPAWKERHEPSVFVFQDKLWIAGGMVPPLTNDVWSLKIPEKWFGDD; encoded by the coding sequence ATGAAATATTTAGCAATATCCGCATTGTTAATCACGCAATTGACCCATGCCCAGTCTTCCAAACCTGAATGGGTACTGGAAACAGGCAAGGCAGCTTGGCAGGCACGTGATTCACAGGGGGAACTGGTTTACAAAAGCAAGCTATGGATACTGGGGGGATGGTTCAACTCCAAAGAAGCACCTCCACGGGATGTATGGAGCTCCTCCGACGGCAGGGAATGGCAGCAGATAACCTCCTCCGCTCCCTGGATACACAGTGACCTGCCCATGTCCATTACCTTCAAAAACAAAATGTGGATGATGGGAGGCTGGTACAATGGCAGGTTGGAAGGACATTCGGCTGGAAACGAGGTATGGTCTTCCAAGGACGGGGTTAACTGGAAAGCCGAAACCAAACAAGCCTCCTGGACACCGCGTGCTGCAGCAGCTTTGGTGGCCTTCAAAGGCAGAATGTGGATACTCGGTGGTACCGAAAACTATTATTTCGGGGACGATAAAAGTCTTAAAAACGATGTCTGGTCTTCGGCGGACGGGAAAAACTGGAAGCAGGAAACTGCCTCGGCTGAATGGCCACCCCGGGCCTATCATCAGGCGGCGGTTCTGAACGGGAAGATATATGTGTTCGGAGGAGGTAATTATGTACCGCAATACAAGGCCTATAACGATGTGTGGAGCTCGTCGGACGGTATTCACTGGACACAGGAAACGGCCTCAGCCCCCTGGCACGAAAGGATATGGTTCTCCGCTGTCACCTACAGGGATCGTATCTGGGTACTGGGCGGGTGGTCCAACAATCCGTATAAAAACTGGCCGGACGTATGGTATTCCAAAGACGGCAAAAACTGGACACAGTTTGAATCTTCCCCCGCCTGGAAGGAACGGCATGAGCCTTCGGTATTTGTGTTCCAGGATAAGCTTTGGATCGCGGGTGGTATGGTTCCGCCGCTTACCAATGATGTATGGTCTCTGAAAATTCCTGAAAAATGGTTCGGGGATGATTAA
- a CDS encoding serine hydrolase domain-containing protein, protein MKNILLVFIALVICSCRVEVGPDPEKPYDFTTVDQFIDQHASDYNNQVIVLVSQNGKLIYQKGIGLDTESVRPIASASKWLSAAVIMALVDDHKIALEDTVGKFLPIFTANGKGSITIRQLFSHTAGFDGDTPQGYEYQRQLTLAEAVDSIAVHTVLKFAPGTTFSYGSAGMHIGGRIAELVSGKQWQDLFEEKIGRPCKMVARYGSVTNPIIAGGVRTSAAAYLNFLEMIVNRGEYNGQQVLSENAVSVMLSDQTNGAVIYGTPYATNPFSPLPDNPVRYGMGNWLDVVDADGKVLETSSPGLFGTHPWQDSKNKIAGIIFTQTSPKKSNNTSLEVRKLIRDIVEND, encoded by the coding sequence ATGAAAAATATTCTTCTTGTATTCATCGCTCTCGTAATTTGCTCATGCCGTGTCGAGGTAGGACCAGATCCGGAAAAACCCTATGATTTTACAACGGTTGATCAGTTTATAGACCAGCATGCATCCGATTATAATAACCAGGTAATAGTCCTGGTTTCACAAAACGGGAAGCTCATTTACCAGAAGGGCATTGGACTAGATACCGAAAGTGTCAGACCTATTGCCTCCGCTTCCAAATGGCTTTCCGCCGCGGTTATCATGGCCCTGGTGGATGACCATAAAATAGCCCTGGAAGATACCGTTGGTAAATTTCTGCCCATTTTTACGGCAAACGGGAAAGGCTCCATCACCATTCGCCAATTGTTTTCACATACGGCGGGTTTTGACGGAGATACTCCTCAGGGCTACGAATACCAACGCCAACTGACACTGGCCGAGGCTGTGGATTCTATTGCTGTACATACCGTGTTGAAATTTGCACCTGGCACTACGTTCAGCTATGGAAGCGCAGGCATGCACATTGGTGGCAGGATTGCGGAGCTTGTTTCGGGTAAGCAATGGCAGGACCTGTTTGAAGAGAAGATTGGCAGGCCATGCAAAATGGTCGCGCGTTATGGGTCAGTTACCAATCCGATCATCGCTGGTGGGGTTCGTACCTCGGCCGCAGCATACCTGAATTTTCTGGAAATGATTGTGAACCGGGGAGAATACAATGGTCAGCAGGTATTAAGTGAAAACGCCGTTTCGGTCATGCTTTCAGATCAGACCAACGGGGCCGTTATTTACGGTACACCCTACGCTACCAATCCTTTTTCACCCTTGCCGGACAATCCTGTCAGGTATGGAATGGGCAACTGGCTGGATGTTGTGGATGCGGACGGGAAGGTACTGGAAACGAGCAGCCCGGGCTTATTTGGTACCCATCCGTGGCAGGATTCCAAAAACAAAATAGCAGGTATTATTTTTACCCAGACCTCGCCCAAAAAAAGCAATAATACCAGCCTCGAGGTCAGGAAGCTGATCAGGGATATCGTTGAAAATGATTAA
- a CDS encoding sensor histidine kinase → MWQKAEFNTRRMQPYLFWLGYWLIWILILSGFQQFDRAVWAATVHVGVQAMTAYINILYLIPEFLEKKKYLAYGSLVVVLLIILCRLQITLHAPEFRIPTWRREIRFPRLFLFGRIYLFLVTVLISSTAYKFATDRFKALQRQSEMAKKQLESELQFLKNQINPHFLFNTLNNIYTLAYLKEDNAAPMVMKLSELLRYMLYECQDDRVSLDKEVRFLQNMADMQKLKSVSYQDQIDFRASGIVPEHRIAPLLLLGFLENAFKHSDLDINPQGYIKITLAVDEKHRLLFRCVNTKRKTPANAEQPGGLGLQNVRKRLDLIYPDQYVLQLSETPEIYEVELTLQLS, encoded by the coding sequence ATGTGGCAGAAAGCTGAATTTAACACGCGCCGGATGCAGCCCTATCTTTTCTGGCTGGGTTATTGGCTGATCTGGATACTCATATTGTCGGGCTTTCAGCAGTTCGACAGGGCGGTTTGGGCAGCAACGGTACATGTGGGCGTCCAGGCCATGACCGCCTATATCAATATCCTTTACCTGATCCCGGAATTCCTGGAAAAGAAAAAATACCTTGCATACGGCTCTCTGGTGGTGGTACTGCTGATCATTTTGTGCCGCCTACAGATCACGCTCCATGCTCCTGAGTTCAGAATACCCACCTGGCGCCGTGAAATCCGCTTCCCCAGGCTATTTTTATTCGGAAGGATCTACCTGTTTCTGGTCACTGTACTGATCAGCAGTACAGCCTATAAATTTGCCACGGACCGCTTTAAGGCCTTACAGCGGCAATCGGAAATGGCAAAAAAACAATTGGAAAGTGAATTGCAATTCCTAAAAAATCAGATCAACCCACATTTTTTATTCAATACCCTCAACAACATTTATACACTGGCTTACCTGAAAGAAGACAACGCTGCACCGATGGTCATGAAGCTTTCCGAATTGCTGCGTTATATGTTGTACGAATGCCAGGACGACCGTGTAAGCCTCGATAAAGAAGTAAGATTCTTACAGAACATGGCAGATATGCAGAAATTAAAATCGGTGTCCTATCAGGATCAGATCGACTTTCGAGCGTCAGGTATTGTACCTGAGCACAGGATCGCTCCGTTATTGTTACTCGGTTTTCTTGAAAATGCATTTAAACATTCCGACCTTGATATTAATCCACAAGGCTATATTAAAATAACCCTGGCGGTGGACGAAAAACATCGCCTGCTGTTCAGGTGTGTAAATACCAAAAGGAAAACTCCGGCAAACGCAGAACAACCCGGGGGGCTAGGATTGCAGAATGTCCGCAAACGGCTGGACCTGATCTATCCCGACCAGTACGTTCTGCAATTATCGGAAACTCCTGAAATCTATGAAGTAGAATTGACTTTACAATTGTCATGA
- a CDS encoding LytR/AlgR family response regulator transcription factor, producing MKNISCLIVDDEVLARRLLADYVNKIPSLHLAGTCASALEAQVVLQQRQVDLLFLDIQMPDLTGISFLQSLSSRPVTIFTTAYTEYAIKGFELSVLDYLVKPISFERFFQAVSKAAEYISYTSTARKDTESSEPQLQEKSLETNYLFVKADYKIHKIHYMEIDYIEAYGEYIRIHTDRGKILTLVALGKMEETLPRSQFIRVHRSYIINFAKIDTIQGNMIFVKGNEVPLSKSYREEFMRLINKDELF from the coding sequence ATGAAAAATATCAGCTGCCTGATTGTAGATGATGAAGTACTGGCCCGAAGACTTTTGGCCGATTACGTAAACAAGATACCTTCACTCCACCTTGCCGGTACTTGTGCCAGCGCGCTGGAAGCTCAGGTAGTTTTACAGCAGCGTCAGGTTGACCTGTTGTTTCTGGACATCCAAATGCCAGACCTTACCGGTATCAGTTTTCTGCAATCACTCAGCAGCAGACCGGTTACGATTTTCACCACTGCCTATACAGAATATGCCATTAAAGGTTTTGAACTTTCCGTACTGGATTATCTGGTTAAACCTATTTCATTTGAACGCTTTTTCCAGGCGGTTAGCAAAGCAGCAGAATATATTTCCTATACCAGCACCGCCCGAAAAGATACCGAATCCAGTGAGCCGCAGCTGCAAGAAAAAAGCCTTGAAACCAACTATCTTTTTGTTAAGGCGGACTACAAAATTCACAAAATCCACTACATGGAAATTGACTACATAGAAGCATATGGCGAATACATCCGGATCCATACTGATAGGGGCAAAATCCTGACGCTGGTTGCGCTCGGAAAAATGGAAGAAACATTACCCCGTTCTCAATTCATAAGGGTCCACCGTTCCTATATTATTAATTTTGCCAAAATAGATACCATTCAGGGCAATATGATTTTCGTAAAAGGAAATGAAGTCCCGCTGAGCAAAAGTTACCGCGAAGAATTCATGAGGCTGATCAATAAAGACGAGTTATTCTGA
- a CDS encoding tyrosine-protein phosphatase — protein sequence MKMNNCNRRNEYFLSCSVNVFLTMLLGFGLTACHVKLPAKFYRKPLTEKDYVENRKEDYTLHLNNIPEGSQVFVQTNAGGMAPYTKFPTSDTLIALRKQVSRPYFYVVSGKDSTVLANRRVDFGKVVNFRDIGGIITRDGKTVRWGKIFRSDNLSRLKNKEFDKFNNLNISTVYDLRTSHEIKGKEDQLPDQVKYFHTPMVKDNEGQIAQLRAKVIAGEISEEQAVAQTIGFYKDAVTVNMAAYRDVVHQILDADKPVLYHCSAGKDRTGMVSAFILSVLNVDRQTIVDEYLMSNYYRRGKTEKMLGKAKLARVIKPRMDLQAIEVFMNVDESYLNAVFEIVDKQYGGTDLFVRNQLGIDDAARKRIIAKFTY from the coding sequence ATGAAAATGAATAATTGTAACAGGAGAAATGAGTATTTTCTTTCCTGTTCTGTGAATGTCTTTTTGACCATGCTGCTGGGCTTTGGACTAACGGCCTGCCATGTAAAACTACCTGCCAAATTTTACAGGAAGCCGCTGACTGAAAAGGATTATGTTGAAAATAGAAAAGAGGATTATACCCTGCATCTCAACAACATACCAGAAGGATCACAGGTATTCGTTCAAACCAATGCCGGGGGGATGGCGCCTTACACAAAATTCCCAACGTCCGACACCCTTATTGCTTTGCGAAAACAGGTATCACGTCCTTATTTTTATGTTGTATCCGGGAAAGACAGTACGGTGTTAGCCAACCGGCGCGTTGATTTTGGGAAAGTGGTTAATTTCAGGGATATAGGGGGTATCATCACCAGAGACGGGAAGACTGTCAGATGGGGAAAGATATTCCGGTCGGATAACCTTTCCAGGTTGAAAAACAAAGAATTTGATAAATTCAATAACCTGAATATCTCCACCGTCTATGACCTTCGGACCAGTCATGAAATAAAAGGAAAGGAGGATCAGCTGCCCGATCAGGTAAAGTACTTCCATACTCCGATGGTGAAAGATAACGAGGGGCAGATTGCACAGTTACGTGCAAAAGTCATTGCCGGGGAAATATCAGAAGAGCAGGCGGTGGCGCAAACGATTGGCTTTTATAAGGATGCGGTTACGGTGAATATGGCAGCGTACAGAGATGTGGTACATCAGATTTTAGACGCAGATAAGCCGGTGCTGTACCATTGCTCTGCCGGGAAAGACCGCACGGGTATGGTATCTGCATTTATTTTATCGGTGTTGAATGTGGACAGGCAAACGATTGTCGACGAATACCTGATGTCCAACTATTACCGCAGAGGCAAGACTGAAAAAATGCTGGGCAAGGCAAAACTTGCCAGGGTGATTAAGCCACGAATGGATCTGCAAGCGATAGAAGTATTTATGAATGTGGATGAAAGTTACCTGAACGCCGTTTTTGAAATTGTGGATAAGCAGTATGGCGGTACAGATCTTTTTGTAAGGAACCAGCTAGGCATTGATGATGCGGCCCGAAAACGGATTATTGCAAAGTTTACCTATTAG